The following coding sequences lie in one Fusarium poae strain DAOMC 252244 chromosome 1, whole genome shotgun sequence genomic window:
- a CDS encoding hypothetical protein (TransMembrane:12 (i80-106o126-146i158-177o189-212i224-249o255-275i342-365o377-398i410-428o434-459i471-494o506-524i)), translated as MSYHDRRDSDPIKPSLHEMETTRSWQQVPQNEEDITSYNPYTSQTQDLGYSASASVESGNPKENEGQMPLRQAIKLYPKVAAYCLAMSIPIVGWGYDLVIVGAVVGTDSFLKDYGEMIHGKMDTPGNWLSLWLGLPPAGAAIGSLLGGWLQNKIGRKFTLMMGTLVSAVAIACMFFSHIPEPLDTKRMFLTAGLTIQGFTVGIIRGVCVTWVSENTPTALRGSAMALFPVFTLLGQLIGLLVTLAINGIEGNSGYLGAFGSQWILAVGPLVLSILMPESPAHLIRTGQEERAIKSATRLYAPKVNPYSQLERIRATIEEEKANTASATYWSCLRGTNLRRTLIVALASIFPPLFGMELLSNANLFLRSMGMESTPSLVFMAAGVVAGMFGNAIGFWLLSRTGRRNMIIPSMGIAAILWGAMGITGFWSSEALTWVAGGIMMSVIIVCGLGAWPAGYAIVGETSSLQLRPLTQGLASIAEKGFSITLAILLPMLFSRDKAALGAKTAFVFCGTSVIGAVLTWLFVPEMKGRSAIEIDQMFEMRLPARQFKGLKLQAHQVQESAPLAMQQEYA; from the coding sequence ATGAGTTATCACGACCGTCGCGATAGCGATCCTATCAAGCCGAGCCTCCATGAGATGGAAACAACCAGATCCTGGCAACAAGTCCCCCAAAATGAAGAAGACATCACATCATACAACCCATACACTTCCCAGACACAAGACTTGGGCTATTCGGCCTCGGCTTCAGTTGAGAGCGGAAACCCCAAAGAAAATGAGGGGCAGATGCCTTTACGACAAGCCATCAAGCTATACCCCAAGGTTGCAGCTTATTGTCTGGCCATGAGCATTCCCATTGTTGGATGGGGCTACGATCTTGTTATTGTCGGTGCTGTTGTCGGCACAGATAGCTTCCTGAAAGACTATGGAGAAATGATTCATGGCAAGATGGACACTCCTGGAAACTGGCTGTCTCTGTGGCTAGGCCTTCCACCTGCCGGTGCAGCAATCGGATCACTGCTTGGAGGATGGCTACAGAACAAAATTGGTCGAAAGTTTACTCTCATGATGGGTACTCTTGTCTCAGCTGTTGCCATTGCTTGCATGTTCTTTTCCCACATTCCCGAGCCTCTAGACACAAAGCGAATGTTTCTTACTGCTGGGTTAACCATCCAAGGATTTACTGTCGGCATCATCCGGGGTGTCTGTGTCACTTGGGTCTCGGAGAATACACCTACAGCTTTACGTGGATCGGCAATGGCCTTGTTTCCCGTCTTCACTTTACTCGGTCAACTGATCGGTCTGCTTGTCACACTTGCCATCAACGGCATCGAAGGAAATTCTGGCTACCTTGGAGCTTTTGGATCACAGTGGATCCTCGCGGTCGGACCCTTGGTTCTCTCTATCCTCATGCCTGAGAGTCCAGCACACTTGATCAGAACAGGACAAGAAGAGCGCGCTATTAAATCAGCAACTCGACTTTACGCACCCAAGGTCAACCCTTATAGTCAACTCGAACGAATCCGTGCTACGatcgaggaggagaaggctaATACTGCGTCTGCGACATACTGGTCTTGTCTTCGAGGAACAAACCTCCGAAGAACTCTAATCGTTGCTCTGGCTTCCATCTTCCCCCCATTATTTGGAATGGAGCTTCTTTCCAACGCAAACCTCTTCCTTCGTAGCATGGGAATGGAGAGCACTCCTTCTTTGGTGTTTATGGCTGCTGGCGTTGTTGCAGGAATGTTTGGCAATGCCATCGGTTTCTGGCTTCTCTCGCGCACTGGTCGTCGCAACATGATCATTCCGTCTATGGGTATAGCCGCTATTCTCTGGGGAGCTATGGGTATTACTGGTTTCTGGTCCAGCGAGGCCCTCACTTGGGTCGCTGGAGGTATTATGATGTCTGTCATCATCGTTTGTGGCCTGGGAGCCTGGCCCGCCGGTTATGCTATCGTGGGAGAAACAAGTTCCCTACAACTCCGACCACTTACCCAAGGATTGGCCAGTATAGCTGAGAAGGGATTCTCTATTACTTTGGCTATTTTGTTACCCATGCTGTTCAGCCGAGACAAGGCTGCTCTCGGAGCTAAGACTGCCTTTGTCTTTTGTGGAACTTCAGTCATCGGTGCTGTTCTGACATGGCTATTTGTTCCTGAGATGAAGGGCCGAAGCGCTATAGAGATTGATCAGATGTTTGAGATGAGGCTACCTGCGAGGCAGTTTAAGGGTCTGAAGCTGCAGGCTCACCAAGTTCAGGAATCTGCGCCGCTGGCAATGCAGCAAGAATATGCTTGA
- a CDS encoding hypothetical protein (SECRETED:SignalP(1-31)~CAZy:GH2) translates to MYQPHALDEWSRKMIAFLLFLFSTAVTATNAKPLATKSGQKDAIPNWDFQQINKVGGNLTSLSLPNIDISSWHHAPVSRCTLMACLLAQGTYKLDGQDGLWYSDNLAHFDDSLFHATWVYRNQFTVGTGYESTDVHYFLETNGITPAADLFLNGKQIADNVTQSGSYGGHTYDITPHVGKKNALLVKVYPTDYQYDFAVGFVDWNPYPPDNGTGVWRDITIKRTGDVFMGAVSVLVDMDAPIKGNQDHHAVITAKAQARNLKKKPIKFVAKANIKSPHGKTIAILAKTLSLGVGESTTVELSTKIKNPEIWWPAAWGEQPLYSAQVTYSIGHDTSDVSPVTNFGIRTVTSELNSHNDTTFIVNGYPIQITGGGYTSDMFLRWDPRRFENIARYTLDMGMNTIRLEGKMEQPELYDIADRLGLMLMAGWECCDRWESWPYNHDLSMDPPPKWYDTDYQTVNASMRHEAAIMQSHPSLIAFLVGSDYWPDDRATEIYLDGLHDAGWQVPIISSAAKRGNPKLLGPSGMKMEGPYDWVPPVYWFDREPTARRFGSSFGFGSELGAGVGTPTKGSLVRFLTDDDMEDLWKKPNKGLYHMSQDTSQFHDRSIYNKALFKRYGKPTSLDDYLISAQMMDYEAIRSEFEGWGSHWSSSRPATGLIYWMLNNAWPSLHWNQFDYYLHPAGTYFGTKIATRVEHVMFDYFNSFVWVTNRSLKKSGPRSVHIELVDLKGKEISRQILRLSTKSNKSQKVGDISSSIKKIEDVAVLCLTLVDDDNDAVLSRNAYWLSKQNDIVDWASTTWYVSDVKQFANFTALNEMDRATISLTPSGGKASGKWKVRVKNSSSVPAVFIQLNLVDKAGNDVAPLTWSDNYFTLLPREEIEVELEDWSNKGVTVEIVGKNVKASQVRLR, encoded by the exons ATGTACCAACCTCACG CACTGGATGAGTGGTCAAGGAAGATGATTGCCTTCTTGCTGTTCCTCTTTAGCACGGCTGTGACCGCTACGAACGCCAAACCATTGGCTACCAAGTCCGGTCAGAAGGATGCAATCCCTAACTGGGACTTCCAGCAGATAAACAAAGTCGGCGGAAACCTCACGTCTCTTTCTTTACCCAATATTGACATCTCTTCCTGGCATCATGCACCTGTATCCAGATGTACCCTAATGGCCTGTCTCCTAGCCCAAGGCACCTACAAATTAGACGGTCAAGACGGCCTCTGGTACTCAGACAATCTTGCCCACTTCGACGACAGTCTCTTTCATGCTACATGGGTTTATCGCAATCAATTCACCGTGGGAACTGGATATGAATCAACAGACGTCCATTATTTCCTAGAAACCAACGGAATTACCCCTGCTGCAGACTTGTTTCTCAACGGAAAGCAAATCGCCGATAATGTCACACAGTCAGGTTCTTATGGTGGTCATACATACGACATCACGCCTCACGTTGGGAAGAAAAATGCACTGCTAGTCAAAGTATATCCTACAGACTATCAATATGACTTTGCCGTTGGATTCGTCGACTGGAATCCCTATCCACCTGACAATGGGACGGGAGTCTGGAGGGATATCACTATAAAACGGACAGGCGATGTCTTTATGGGTGCTGTGAGCGTACTTGTGGACATGGATGCGCCTATCAAAGGGAATCAAGATCATCACGCAGTCATTACTGCCAAAGCTCAGGCTCGTAACTTGAAAAAGAAGCCAATCAAGTTCGTGGCTAAAGCCAACATCAAGTCACCACATGGTAAGACCATTGCGATACTTGCCAAGACTCTGAGCCTCGGAGTCGGTGAATCAACCACGGTTGAGCTTTCTACAAAGATCAAGAATCCAGAGATTTGGTGGCCCGCCGCTTGGGGCGAACAGCCTTTATACTCTGCCCAGGTCACTTACTCTATCGGACACGACACCTCGGATGTGAGCCCTGTCACCAACTTTGGCATTCGAACAGTCACTTCTGAGCTCAACTCACACAACGATACTACGTTTATTGTGAATGGCTACCCCATCCAGATCACAGGTGGTGGATACACATCTGACATGTTTTTGCGGTGGGATCCACGCCGTTTCGAGAATATAGCACGCTATACTCTAGACATGGGCATGAACACTATCCGACTCGAGGGAAAAATGGAACAGCCCGAGCTCTACGACATTGCTGACAGACTGGGTCTTATGCTCATGGCAGGCTGGGAATGTTGCGATCGATGGGAAAGTTGGCCCTACAATCACGACTTGTCCATGGACCCTCCTCCTAAATGGTATGACACTGACTACCAAACTGTCAACGCTTCGATGAGGCATGAAGCAGCCATCATGCAATCTCACCCAAGTCTTATCGCCTTTCTGGTTGGAAGTGACTACTGGCCCGATGACCGGGCCACAGAGATCTACCTGGACGGCTTACATGATGCTGGATGGCAAGTCCCTATCATATCCTCGGCTGCAAAGCGTGGCAACCCAAAGCTTCTTGGTCCATCCgggatgaagatggaaggaCCTTATGACTGGGTTCCGCCAGTCTATTGGTTTGATAGGGAACCGACAGCCAGGAGGTTTGGGTCATCTTTTGGTTTTGGATCCGAGCtcggtgctggtgttggaACGCCCACCAAAGGGAGTTTGGTCAGATTCTTGACAGATGACGATATGGAGGATCTATGGAAGAAGCCTAACAAAGGTCTCTACCACATGTCTCAAGACACCTCACAGTTCCACGATCGGTCCATCTACAACAAAGCACTGTTTAAGCGTTACGGTAAACCTACATCTCTGGATGACTATCTCATCAGCGCTCAAATGATGGATTATGAAGCGATTCGTTCCGAGTTTGAAGGCTGGGGCAGTCATTGGAGCTCCTCTCGCCCAGCGACAGGTCTCATCTACTGGATGTTGAACAACGCCTGGCCAAGTCTTCACTGGAATCAATTCGACTATTATCTCCATCCAGCTGGGACTTATTTTGGTACTAAAATTGCCACTCGTGTCGAGCATGTTATGTTCGATTACTTTAACAGCTTTGTCTGGGTGACCAACCGCTCACTTAAAAAGTCCGGTCCACGTTCAGTTCACATTGAATTGGTGGATCTGAAAGGCAAAGAGATTTCTCGCCAGATTCTTCGCTTGTCCACAAAGTCTAACAAGTCTCAAAAAGTTGGCGATATTAGCAGCTCGATTAAGAAAATTGAAGATGTCGCAGTACTTTGCTTGACCTTGGTCGACGATGACAACGACGCGGTGCTCAGTCGCAACGCGTATTGGCTATCAAAACAAAACGACATAGTAGACTGGGCATCGACGACGTGGTACGTCTCCGACGTCAAACAATTCGCCAATTTCACTGCATTAAATGAGATGGATCGAGCAACTATTAGTCTGACACCCTCCGGCGGTAAAGCCTCTGGCAAGTGGAAAGTTCGAGTAAAGAACAGTAGCTCAGTTCCGGCAGTATTCATCCAGCTCAACCTTGTGGATAAAGCTGGAAACGATGTGGCTCCGTTGACCTGGTCagataattattttactttacttcCCCGTGAAGAGATTGAAGTTGAGCTTGAAGACTGGTCAAACAAGGGCGTCACGGTGGAAATAGTTGGGAAGAATGTCAAAGCATCTCAGGTTAGACTTCGCTAA